The Kroppenstedtia pulmonis genome has a segment encoding these proteins:
- a CDS encoding non-ribosomal peptide synthetase translates to MKAPHGVSEVPEDIYELPTSYAQERMWVLYQLNPETSAYNIPFALRLTDRLDPEILRRSLMELVQRHESLRTTFADRNGTPVQVVSPPYSVSLPIVDLESLPIEKREKEAMAIARDEASQPFDLANGPLWRARLIRLHDREHLLVFNVHHIVFDGWSMNILLKELVELYGAFYSGKESPLKELSLQYADYAEWQKEWLETKGLQQQLSYWEEKLGGELPKLNLPTDRSRPAQMSFRGGVESFTLSRSLTRQLQELSQQEGATLFMTLLAGFQTLLHRYTGQTDLLVGAPVANRPRRELEGIIGFFVNTIVLRTELNGNEGFRELMGRIRQVSLEAFSRQDVPFEKLVEHLQPERDLSHNPLFQVLFSFQQDGLAVGESESLPMEYVRVENDTAKFDLSLNMIQNGEVLIGEFEYSTDLFDPETIQRMTGHFVRLLKKAVENPDLPLSRLPMLSETERKWLLETCNDTEVDFGEDQEGCLHHLFEKQVFRTPEQTAAVFGDQIITYQELEERSNRLAHYLQRLGVGPDVPVGIHMDRSIDLVVALLGVLKAGGAYLPLDTEAPVNRIRKILKDAQAPLCLIQEHFRSKLGQDESLVCMDSDRKMIDACSADRPKTSVTGDHLVSIYYTSGSTGTPKGVASTHEGWVNRMLWMQKQHGLLPDDAVLQKTVLTFDDAAVEFFWPLMVGGKIVLMEPGLHRDPRAILNDAIRFQVAVLQFVPSMLAMVLDEITPADRAGLSRLKVVVSSGEALRSELVQKFLDRMPGYLTNTWGATEVSIDSTIHICSEKDFDQGDIVSIGRPISNNRVYVLDQHLQPVPIGIPGDLYLGGIGLARGYLNNPQKTQEAFLEDPFVPGGRLYKTGDRGYFDSDGNLHFLGREDNQVKLRGMRVELGEIESVLCQHEKVKDAVVRVGEDDGIKYLVSYVVPAGKPGPSLVEIRQFLGDHLPKHMVPAYTILLEQFPLTSSGKVDRLSLPMPDRESREEGRELVLPRNTREELIAGIWEQLLRVDRVGVQDNFFELGGHSLLGVQVMSRIQQAFGVKVPLKVLFDRPTVAELATEVEKGQRWEQSDSLQLTPVKRQGDLPVSFSQQRLWFLDQLEPKSSVYNMTDCLRLQGKLDIEAMKRSVHELLRRHDSLRTTFREKNGKPVQVIAQELNLDIPIIDLESLSPEKRWEEGMRHCDEEARFQFDLAQGPLIRVRFIRLSKEDYILILNIHHIVYDGWSVGVLRKELLSMYEAFAQGIKPELPERVFQYADYVNWQQRVFQEERSHSSLEYWKNKLEGDLPVLTLPMKQSPSQVQSFKGDLLTRTLPKELVSRLRQFSVKEGATLFMTLLSAFKTLLQRYSGQKDLLVGIPIANRDRKEWEDVIGLFLNTLVIRSDLSGKADFRQLLHQIRTGLLEAYTHQDVPFEKIVEEIQPERSIYRNPIFDILVNHVRFNQEQPDRQTSLLDVEPIGNQIPESKFFMTFYIEESEQEVRLRLVYRKELFDKELMATMLRQFQSLLEQISKDPSQPLDAYTLITEEDRFRLPNPKAKLEKIPLKQVTDLISEWARKQPEQTAISQGGEKWTYAMLMKKSREFAASLLQSGIVPGDAVAVLGRRSFDYVAAMIGVWLARGVLVTLDADLPSARLQLLLEESRTRYLLTIPGSENVSPILEWAQNKGVKVPDLDRDEAGLVWEESFDREKYATDEPAYIFFTSGTTGKPKGVTGTHEGLSHFLLWQRETFGIDSGDCSAQLTNSSFDVFLRDVFMPLISGARVCIPDHHRDWSAEEIIPWMEEEGVTFLHTVPSIAESWVHSPGAKEITTLCWVFFAGEPLSESLVRRWRNVFGRRVRLANLYGPTETTLAKCCYLVPENPPQGMMPVGKPLPQSQALVVNSQGQLCGVGELGEIVIRTPYQTLGYIQGDQGGFTENPFLSGEQIYRTGDQGRYQSDGTLEILGRIDDQIKIRGVRVNLNEVGAVLSRHSHVRSCTVMDWKGDSGTLLVAYVIPSQGEPVTESDLRAYMRNHLPEAMVPGVFLFLDQIPLTANGKVDRRRLPDPSAVWTDKTIVPPRTPLEKQIAKVWMEVLSISSVGVEDSFFELGGHSLLATQIVARLKSQYKIQLQLRHLFEFPTIAGLAEVVQQIRKSDQSGISRIKRLSRDEHRMDLS, encoded by the coding sequence TTGAAGGCACCTCACGGAGTTTCAGAAGTACCGGAAGACATTTATGAACTGCCCACTTCTTATGCTCAGGAGCGAATGTGGGTATTGTATCAGCTGAATCCGGAAACGTCAGCTTACAACATCCCTTTTGCTTTGCGGTTGACGGACCGACTGGATCCGGAGATCCTTCGCCGCAGTCTGATGGAGTTGGTACAACGGCATGAATCCTTGCGGACGACTTTTGCGGATCGAAATGGAACCCCGGTTCAAGTGGTTTCTCCACCTTATTCTGTGTCTTTGCCGATCGTGGATCTGGAAAGTCTCCCGATTGAAAAGAGAGAGAAAGAGGCCATGGCGATTGCCCGGGATGAGGCCAGTCAGCCCTTTGACCTTGCAAATGGTCCTTTATGGAGAGCCCGGTTGATTCGTCTGCATGATCGGGAGCATCTACTAGTGTTCAATGTCCATCACATTGTATTTGACGGCTGGTCGATGAATATTTTGCTGAAGGAACTGGTTGAGCTTTATGGGGCTTTTTATTCTGGGAAAGAATCACCTTTAAAGGAACTTTCTCTTCAATATGCCGATTATGCTGAATGGCAAAAAGAGTGGTTGGAAACAAAAGGTTTGCAACAGCAATTGAGTTATTGGGAGGAGAAGCTGGGGGGCGAACTTCCCAAACTCAACCTTCCGACAGATCGTTCCCGGCCGGCTCAAATGTCCTTTCGGGGAGGAGTGGAATCCTTTACTCTTTCCCGATCCCTGACCCGGCAGTTGCAGGAACTGAGCCAACAGGAAGGAGCCACCTTATTTATGACACTGTTGGCGGGTTTTCAAACTCTGTTGCATCGTTATACAGGGCAGACAGACCTGCTGGTGGGAGCTCCTGTTGCGAATCGGCCCCGTCGGGAATTGGAAGGGATCATCGGTTTTTTTGTCAATACCATCGTATTGCGGACTGAACTAAACGGAAACGAAGGTTTTCGGGAATTGATGGGCCGGATTCGTCAAGTCTCACTGGAGGCCTTTTCCCGTCAGGATGTACCCTTTGAAAAGTTGGTGGAGCACCTTCAACCGGAGCGGGACTTGAGTCACAATCCACTTTTTCAGGTTCTGTTTTCGTTTCAGCAGGATGGATTGGCGGTTGGGGAAAGCGAATCCCTTCCTATGGAGTATGTAAGAGTGGAAAATGATACCGCTAAATTTGATTTGAGCTTAAATATGATACAGAATGGCGAAGTATTAATCGGAGAATTTGAATACAGTACGGATTTGTTTGACCCTGAGACGATTCAGCGGATGACCGGTCACTTTGTTCGTCTTTTGAAAAAAGCGGTTGAAAATCCGGATTTACCCCTTTCCCGTCTCCCCATGTTATCGGAGACTGAGCGAAAATGGTTGCTGGAAACCTGTAACGATACGGAAGTGGATTTTGGAGAGGATCAGGAGGGATGCCTCCATCACCTGTTTGAAAAGCAAGTGTTCCGGACTCCAGAGCAAACAGCTGCTGTATTTGGAGACCAGATCATTACTTATCAGGAGTTGGAGGAGCGTTCCAACCGATTGGCCCACTATCTTCAAAGGTTGGGAGTGGGGCCGGATGTTCCCGTGGGAATTCACATGGATCGTTCCATTGATTTGGTGGTAGCCCTTTTGGGAGTATTAAAGGCCGGCGGAGCCTATCTGCCTTTGGATACAGAAGCTCCGGTCAACCGAATCCGAAAAATCCTGAAAGATGCTCAGGCACCTCTTTGTCTGATCCAGGAACATTTCCGTTCCAAGCTGGGACAGGATGAGAGTTTGGTATGCATGGATTCGGATCGAAAGATGATCGATGCCTGTTCGGCTGACAGACCCAAAACTTCTGTAACCGGTGACCATCTGGTGTCTATCTATTATACATCCGGTTCCACCGGAACTCCTAAAGGAGTGGCCAGCACACACGAGGGTTGGGTAAACCGGATGCTGTGGATGCAAAAGCAACATGGTTTATTGCCGGATGATGCTGTGTTACAAAAAACAGTTCTCACTTTTGATGATGCGGCAGTGGAATTTTTCTGGCCACTGATGGTAGGTGGGAAAATCGTTTTGATGGAGCCGGGCTTGCATCGAGATCCCAGAGCAATCCTGAATGATGCTATTCGTTTTCAGGTGGCGGTGTTACAGTTTGTGCCCAGTATGTTGGCGATGGTGTTGGATGAGATCACACCAGCGGATCGGGCAGGCTTGTCTCGATTAAAGGTAGTGGTATCCAGCGGGGAAGCCCTGCGTTCAGAACTGGTTCAGAAGTTTTTGGACCGGATGCCGGGGTATCTGACGAATACTTGGGGAGCTACAGAAGTCTCTATTGACTCTACGATCCATATTTGTTCGGAAAAGGATTTTGATCAGGGAGATATTGTATCTATCGGTCGGCCGATCTCCAATAATCGTGTTTACGTACTGGATCAGCACCTCCAACCTGTACCTATCGGTATTCCCGGCGATTTGTATCTGGGAGGGATCGGATTGGCCAGGGGTTACCTGAACAATCCTCAAAAAACACAGGAAGCATTCTTGGAGGATCCCTTTGTTCCAGGTGGACGTCTCTATAAAACCGGTGACCGGGGGTACTTTGATTCCGATGGAAACTTGCATTTTTTGGGTCGGGAAGATAACCAGGTTAAGTTGAGAGGTATGCGGGTGGAACTGGGTGAGATTGAGAGCGTTCTTTGTCAACATGAAAAAGTGAAGGATGCCGTGGTTCGGGTTGGGGAGGATGATGGAATCAAATATTTGGTAAGCTATGTGGTTCCCGCAGGAAAACCGGGTCCCTCTCTGGTGGAAATCCGGCAATTCCTCGGGGATCATTTACCCAAACATATGGTTCCGGCTTATACAATTTTGCTGGAGCAGTTCCCGCTTACTTCCAGCGGCAAAGTGGATCGACTCTCTCTACCGATGCCGGATCGGGAAAGCAGAGAAGAGGGACGTGAGTTGGTTCTTCCAAGGAATACAAGGGAAGAACTGATTGCCGGAATCTGGGAACAACTGCTTCGTGTGGACAGAGTGGGGGTTCAGGACAACTTCTTTGAGTTGGGGGGGCATTCTCTTCTTGGTGTTCAGGTGATGTCCCGGATTCAACAGGCCTTTGGGGTCAAAGTACCACTCAAGGTATTGTTTGACAGACCAACAGTGGCGGAACTAGCCACGGAGGTGGAGAAAGGACAGCGTTGGGAGCAATCGGACAGCCTCCAATTGACCCCTGTAAAACGGCAGGGGGATCTTCCGGTGTCTTTTTCTCAGCAACGTTTGTGGTTCTTGGATCAGTTGGAACCGAAAAGCTCCGTTTATAACATGACGGATTGTCTTCGGTTACAAGGAAAACTGGATATAGAAGCGATGAAACGAAGTGTGCATGAACTCCTCCGGCGTCACGACAGTTTGCGGACCACATTCAGGGAGAAAAACGGCAAGCCTGTTCAAGTCATCGCCCAAGAACTGAACCTGGATATCCCGATAATCGATCTGGAGTCCCTGTCTCCGGAAAAACGTTGGGAAGAGGGGATGCGTCACTGTGATGAGGAGGCGAGGTTTCAGTTTGATCTGGCCCAAGGGCCTTTGATCCGGGTTCGGTTTATTCGGCTGTCAAAAGAGGATTACATCCTGATTCTGAATATCCATCACATTGTATATGACGGATGGTCGGTAGGGGTGTTAAGAAAAGAGCTTCTAAGCATGTATGAAGCATTTGCTCAGGGAATAAAGCCGGAATTGCCGGAACGGGTGTTCCAGTATGCCGATTATGTCAACTGGCAGCAACGTGTATTTCAAGAGGAAAGATCGCACTCTTCCCTGGAGTATTGGAAAAACAAGTTGGAGGGAGATTTGCCTGTCCTTACATTGCCTATGAAACAGTCTCCCTCACAGGTGCAATCTTTTAAGGGAGATCTGCTAACCCGGACGCTACCAAAAGAGTTGGTAAGTCGATTACGGCAATTTAGTGTCAAAGAAGGGGCCACCCTTTTTATGACTCTTCTCTCCGCTTTCAAGACATTGTTGCAACGATATAGCGGTCAGAAGGATTTGCTGGTGGGAATCCCGATTGCGAACCGGGACCGAAAAGAGTGGGAGGATGTTATTGGACTGTTCCTGAACACGCTGGTAATTCGGTCTGATTTATCAGGAAAAGCCGACTTTCGCCAACTACTGCATCAAATTCGGACAGGGCTACTGGAAGCTTATACACACCAGGATGTTCCCTTTGAAAAAATTGTGGAAGAGATTCAACCGGAACGAAGTATTTATCGTAATCCAATCTTCGATATTTTGGTGAATCACGTTCGGTTTAACCAGGAGCAACCAGATAGGCAAACTTCACTGCTGGATGTGGAACCCATTGGTAACCAGATCCCTGAATCCAAGTTTTTCATGACGTTTTATATCGAGGAGTCAGAACAGGAAGTGCGGTTACGTCTGGTGTATCGAAAAGAGCTGTTTGATAAGGAGCTAATGGCAACTATGTTGCGGCAGTTCCAGTCCTTGCTGGAACAGATTAGTAAGGATCCGTCCCAACCCCTGGATGCCTATACATTGATAACGGAAGAGGACCGTTTTCGATTGCCGAATCCCAAGGCGAAATTGGAAAAAATACCTTTGAAACAGGTAACGGATCTGATTTCCGAATGGGCTCGGAAACAGCCGGAACAGACGGCAATTTCCCAGGGCGGGGAAAAGTGGACCTATGCCATGTTGATGAAGAAAAGCCGGGAATTCGCCGCTTCCTTGCTTCAATCAGGGATTGTTCCCGGTGATGCAGTGGCGGTGCTGGGAAGAAGGAGCTTTGATTATGTAGCAGCGATGATCGGGGTTTGGTTGGCCAGGGGAGTTTTGGTCACCTTGGATGCTGACTTGCCCTCTGCTCGCCTCCAACTGTTGCTGGAAGAATCCCGGACCCGTTATTTGCTGACCATACCTGGCAGCGAAAATGTTTCCCCTATCCTGGAATGGGCGCAGAACAAGGGAGTGAAGGTGCCGGATTTGGATCGTGATGAAGCAGGGCTTGTCTGGGAAGAGTCGTTTGATAGGGAAAAATATGCCACAGATGAACCTGCTTATATCTTTTTCACCTCCGGTACCACAGGGAAGCCGAAAGGTGTGACAGGAACCCATGAGGGTTTGAGTCACTTTTTGCTGTGGCAGCGGGAGACCTTTGGTATCGACAGTGGCGATTGTAGTGCTCAATTGACCAACAGCTCCTTTGATGTGTTTCTGCGGGATGTCTTTATGCCTCTTATCAGTGGGGCCCGGGTCTGTATTCCGGATCATCATCGTGATTGGAGTGCAGAGGAAATCATTCCCTGGATGGAAGAAGAAGGAGTCACCTTTCTTCATACGGTTCCTTCTATTGCAGAGTCTTGGGTACACTCTCCCGGTGCAAAGGAAATCACAACATTGTGCTGGGTCTTCTTTGCAGGAGAACCTTTGTCGGAGTCATTGGTCCGGCGTTGGCGGAATGTATTTGGAAGACGGGTTCGTTTAGCCAACTTGTATGGTCCGACAGAAACAACTCTGGCCAAATGTTGTTATCTGGTCCCGGAAAATCCACCCCAAGGGATGATGCCGGTGGGGAAACCACTTCCCCAATCCCAGGCGTTGGTTGTAAACAGCCAGGGGCAGTTGTGTGGAGTGGGTGAATTGGGAGAAATCGTGATTCGGACACCTTATCAAACCTTGGGTTATATTCAAGGAGACCAAGGCGGATTTACAGAGAATCCTTTCCTGTCAGGTGAACAGATTTACCGCACGGGTGATCAGGGACGGTATCAGTCCGACGGAACCTTGGAGATCTTGGGTCGAATCGACGACCAGATTAAGATCCGGGGTGTAAGGGTCAACTTGAACGAAGTGGGGGCCGTATTGTCCCGGCATTCTCATGTACGCTCCTGCACCGTTATGGATTGGAAAGGAGATTCGGGAACCTTATTGGTGGCCTATGTGATCCCTTCCCAGGGAGAACCCGTTACCGAGTCGGATTTACGAGCCTATATGAGGAATCATTTGCCTGAGGCGATGGTACCGGGAGTGTTTCTCTTCCTGGATCAGATTCCTTTGACGGCCAATGGGAAGGTGGACCGTCGTCGGTTACCGGACCCTTCCGCTGTATGGACGGACAAGACGATAGTTCCTCCACGTACACCCTTGGAAAAACAGATTGCCAAGGTTTGGATGGAAGTGCTGTCGATCTCGTCAGTAGGGGTGGAAGATTCATTTTTTGAACTAGGGGGACATTCCCTGTTGGCCACTCAAATCGTGGCCCGGTTAAAGAGTCAGTACAAAATTCAACTGCAATTGAGACACTTATTTGAGTTTCCAACCATAGCAGGGTTGGCGGAAGTGGTTCAACAGATCAGAAAGAGTGATCAATCGGGCATTTCCAGGATCAAACGATTGTCAAGGGATGAACACCGGATGGATCTGTCGTAG
- a CDS encoding non-ribosomal peptide synthetase, with product MRQASRLSEAKQELLERRLRGEVLQPTIPKKQESSPGVLSYAQERLWFLGQLYPDSVAYHVPFIFSLQGDVQIDLLRQCLDELVNRHESLRTVFTVEAGKPVQVIMPPFSLSCEVRDLSDLSEAEGKNRAMAIAEKEAKRPFDLTKGPLVRVKLFKLNHRHYLLFFNIHHIIFDGWSIGILARELNMIYESLEKKSKGSPLAELPIQYADYAHWQKEWLEQGEMDLQLKYWEEQLKGDLSPLDLPIDGPRPARQTFRGNVEYFTLSRSLVKQLNRLSQNEGTTLFITLLTGFQALLHRYTGQSDFLVGTPVANRMYSELEGMIGFFANSLVIRTDISGDPNFRDLMLRVKRNVLESFANQDVPFERLVEHLQPERDMSYNPLFQVAFAFHNIQMVPDSETGLTMEYWEISNGTAKMDLEVALFEKGEEITGKFEYNSDLFHAETIRRMTRHFLQLLEYAANNPECRIGDMPILTEEEKKQMLTEWNQTKSEYPKEMCFPDLFELKVLENPHHSAIRYQSQTISYNELNERANRLAHYLQEHGVGPETLVGICMERSPEMLVGVLGVMKAGGAYLPLDPSYPAERLVYMTEDAGISLILTQAKLLGELPPLQAELLPLDREESRIARYPAKNPSRSLSHHHLAYVIYTSGSTGRPKGVMIEHRGLCNLIHAQMDFQKITAKSRVFQFASLSFDASVFEIFSTWAAGATLCLVPQADILPGPHMTRLLKSLGVTHATLPPTVLPLLAEKELSELQVLVSAGSSCPAEVARRWSEGRTFINAYGPTESTVCATFQVCDGGDRPPSIGYPIANTQVYILDDYGQPVPQGVTGELYIGGDSLARGYLNRPELTRERFIPNPFHPEQEGRLYRTGDLVRYRREGDLEFIGRRDDQVKIRGFRIELGEIETALRRYDEVEEAAVQVFGNGKDEILVGYVVVRKGVSLTEDKVRRFMETQVPHYMIPNRTIFLSDLPLTSNGKVDRKSLPKPDQIAHDAGNGIPNSPTEISLAKIWKEMLQVDRVGVCDNFFQLGGHSLMASQVLARVQEVFHVDLSISILFEKPTIAELAEEVDKRQSEMQEAKGNQDFPEADDNIDISPIKRISRKRYRRESQ from the coding sequence TTGCGGCAAGCGTCCAGATTGTCAGAAGCAAAACAGGAATTACTGGAACGGAGATTGAGGGGAGAAGTTTTACAACCTACGATTCCAAAGAAACAAGAATCTTCTCCCGGTGTTCTCTCCTATGCTCAAGAACGGTTATGGTTTCTGGGACAACTGTACCCGGACAGTGTGGCATACCATGTCCCTTTTATATTCAGCCTCCAGGGAGATGTCCAAATCGATTTATTACGGCAATGCCTTGATGAATTGGTGAATCGTCATGAATCCTTACGCACTGTGTTTACAGTTGAAGCGGGAAAACCGGTTCAAGTAATCATGCCGCCATTTTCTCTTTCTTGTGAAGTTCGGGATCTATCCGATTTATCAGAGGCTGAAGGAAAAAATAGGGCAATGGCCATAGCCGAGAAAGAAGCAAAACGTCCTTTTGATCTCACAAAGGGTCCTCTGGTACGAGTAAAACTTTTCAAATTGAATCATCGACATTATCTTTTGTTTTTTAATATCCATCATATTATTTTCGATGGATGGTCCATTGGAATATTGGCTCGGGAGCTAAACATGATCTATGAGTCCCTGGAAAAGAAAAGTAAGGGTTCCCCTTTGGCGGAACTGCCGATTCAGTATGCGGATTATGCTCATTGGCAAAAAGAATGGCTGGAACAGGGGGAGATGGATCTTCAATTAAAATACTGGGAAGAGCAACTGAAAGGAGATCTCTCTCCCTTGGACCTGCCTATAGATGGTCCTCGTCCTGCACGACAAACCTTCCGGGGAAATGTGGAGTATTTCACTCTTTCTCGAAGTCTTGTGAAACAGTTGAACAGGCTTAGCCAGAATGAGGGAACCACACTGTTTATAACGTTGTTAACGGGCTTTCAGGCATTGTTGCATCGATACACGGGACAAAGTGACTTTTTGGTAGGCACACCCGTTGCGAATCGGATGTACAGTGAATTGGAAGGGATGATCGGTTTCTTCGCCAATTCCCTGGTCATTCGGACAGATATTTCCGGTGATCCGAACTTCCGGGACTTGATGTTACGTGTAAAAAGAAATGTTTTGGAATCCTTCGCCAACCAGGATGTTCCTTTTGAACGATTGGTGGAACATCTGCAACCGGAACGGGATATGAGTTACAATCCCTTATTTCAGGTGGCCTTTGCTTTTCATAATATCCAAATGGTTCCGGATTCGGAGACTGGTTTGACGATGGAGTACTGGGAGATCTCCAACGGTACGGCGAAGATGGATCTGGAAGTGGCCTTGTTTGAAAAGGGAGAAGAAATAACCGGTAAATTTGAATATAATTCAGATTTGTTCCATGCTGAGACAATTCGTCGGATGACCCGTCACTTTCTGCAACTGTTAGAGTATGCCGCTAATAATCCGGAATGCCGGATCGGTGACATGCCTATATTGACGGAAGAAGAAAAAAAGCAGATGTTGACGGAATGGAATCAAACAAAATCTGAATATCCAAAAGAGATGTGTTTCCCTGATCTATTTGAATTAAAGGTTTTGGAAAATCCCCATCATTCAGCCATCAGGTATCAATCACAAACCATCTCTTACAACGAGCTGAATGAACGTGCCAACCGTTTGGCGCACTATCTGCAAGAGCACGGAGTGGGGCCGGAGACATTGGTGGGGATTTGTATGGAACGGTCCCCAGAAATGTTGGTTGGTGTACTGGGTGTGATGAAGGCGGGGGGAGCCTATTTACCTTTGGATCCCTCATATCCGGCGGAACGGCTGGTATATATGACGGAGGATGCTGGCATTTCTTTGATTCTGACACAGGCAAAACTGCTGGGCGAGTTACCCCCACTCCAGGCAGAGCTTCTCCCCTTGGATCGGGAGGAGTCGCGGATTGCAAGGTATCCTGCCAAAAATCCATCTCGCTCATTGTCTCATCACCATTTGGCTTATGTGATTTATACTTCTGGCTCCACCGGAAGACCGAAAGGGGTAATGATTGAGCATCGAGGTTTGTGCAACTTGATTCATGCTCAGATGGACTTTCAGAAGATCACGGCGAAGAGCCGGGTTTTCCAGTTTGCATCTCTTTCATTTGACGCTTCCGTGTTTGAGATATTTTCTACTTGGGCAGCCGGGGCGACACTGTGTTTGGTTCCCCAAGCAGATATTCTCCCCGGTCCTCACATGACCCGTCTATTGAAATCACTGGGAGTGACACATGCCACGCTACCACCCACGGTGTTGCCTTTATTGGCGGAAAAAGAGTTGTCAGAGCTTCAAGTACTGGTTTCCGCCGGGTCGTCGTGTCCGGCGGAAGTTGCCCGACGTTGGTCTGAAGGACGAACTTTCATCAATGCATACGGACCGACGGAGTCTACGGTTTGTGCCACTTTCCAGGTTTGTGACGGCGGGGATCGTCCCCCGTCCATCGGTTATCCCATCGCCAATACCCAGGTGTATATATTGGATGATTATGGACAACCGGTTCCTCAGGGAGTAACGGGTGAGTTGTATATCGGGGGTGACAGTTTGGCCCGGGGCTATCTGAACCGTCCGGAATTGACCCGGGAACGCTTTATTCCAAATCCTTTTCATCCTGAACAGGAGGGTCGTCTCTACCGAACCGGGGATCTGGTCCGGTACCGGAGAGAGGGAGATCTGGAGTTTATCGGAAGAAGAGATGATCAAGTAAAGATAAGAGGATTTCGGATCGAACTGGGGGAGATTGAAACTGCTCTCCGCCGATATGATGAAGTGGAGGAAGCGGCGGTTCAGGTATTTGGGAATGGCAAAGACGAAATATTGGTGGGGTATGTAGTGGTCAGGAAGGGAGTTTCCCTGACAGAAGATAAAGTACGCCGATTTATGGAGACACAAGTCCCTCACTATATGATTCCCAACCGTACTATTTTCCTGAGTGACTTACCCTTGACGTCCAATGGAAAAGTGGATCGTAAATCTTTGCCCAAACCTGATCAGATCGCCCATGACGCAGGAAACGGAATACCGAATAGTCCAACCGAGATCAGTTTGGCAAAGATTTGGAAAGAGATGCTTCAAGTGGATCGGGTAGGCGTTTGTGATAATTTTTTCCAATTAGGTGGTCACTCTTTGATGGCCAGTCAGGTACTGGCCCGGGTTCAAGAAGTCTTCCATGTGGATTTATCCATCAGTATCCTGTTTGAAAAACCGACTATTGCAGAATTAGCGGAGGAAGTGGATAAAAGACAGAGTGAAATGCAAGAGGCGAAGGGAAATCAGGATTTTCCGGAAGCCGACGATAACATAGATATTTCTCCAATTAAGAGGATTTCCCGTAAACGATACCGGAGAGAATCGCAGTAA